The Parabacteroides sp. AD58 genome includes a window with the following:
- a CDS encoding sirohydrochlorin cobaltochelatase — translation MLHQAYAHTEGNYVPSNLFETMQAGDKAALLLVHFGTTHDDTRALTIDAINQKAQEAFPDLEFREAYTSRIVMNRLAKRGVYKKNPVEALAQLKADGFTHILIQSTNIIDGIEMESLRKDIDVMKDLFKEIRLGTPLLYTPEDYRQVISILSQKGKDKTMTVLVGHGTYTPATAQYAMLDYMLEAEGHPDFVVATVEGYPTLDDAVRKIKEQKKIKQIQLLPFMFVAGDHAKNDIAGDIRQDLESAGYQVSVLMEGLGQNPEIQDIFIDHARFMTQHILIDISDKKKAYAADKE, via the coding sequence ATGCTGCATCAGGCTTATGCCCATACGGAAGGCAACTACGTCCCATCGAACCTGTTTGAAACCATGCAGGCAGGCGATAAGGCAGCCTTGCTGCTCGTTCATTTCGGGACTACGCACGACGATACCCGGGCATTGACCATCGATGCCATCAATCAGAAAGCACAAGAAGCTTTCCCTGACCTTGAGTTCCGCGAAGCGTACACTTCACGTATTGTCATGAACCGCCTGGCAAAACGAGGGGTTTACAAGAAGAATCCGGTAGAAGCATTAGCCCAACTGAAGGCTGACGGATTTACTCACATCCTGATTCAGTCGACCAACATCATCGACGGAATCGAAATGGAATCACTCCGCAAAGACATCGACGTCATGAAAGACCTGTTTAAGGAAATCCGCTTGGGTACACCTCTGCTGTACACTCCAGAAGATTACCGGCAAGTCATCTCCATCCTGTCACAAAAAGGAAAGGATAAAACCATGACCGTACTTGTCGGTCACGGAACTTATACACCGGCAACAGCACAGTATGCAATGCTTGATTATATGCTGGAAGCCGAAGGACACCCGGATTTCGTTGTCGCCACCGTTGAAGGCTATCCGACTTTGGATGATGCCGTCAGAAAAATCAAAGAACAAAAGAAAATCAAGCAGATCCAGCTCTTACCATTCATGTTCGTGGCCGGCGATCATGCCAAGAACGACATAGCCGGTGACATCCGGCAAGACCTGGAATCAGCTGGATATCAGGTAAGCGTCTTGATGGAAGGATTAGGACAAAACCCTGAAATCCAAGATATCTTCATTGACCATGCCCGGTTCATGACCCAACACATACTTATCGACATCTCCGATAAAAAGAAGGCATACGCTGCCGACAAAGAATAA
- a CDS encoding TonB-dependent receptor, which yields MKKTWIILPLVSLTCGIHAQEKKTVSPAADTTYNLQEVVIQTARKARPQITKLDVPMKYLPLSVNGIESKSLEIRGIRNIQDAVRFMPGIRIQTSYGAFQQISVRGFDHAVLMIDGVRDERSAINNSYPVPDLSAVESIELLKGPASVLYGHSAVGGILNIVRKAPTERQTLNARVAYGSFENKEATLGVGGKLLGPVNYYANVNYADQTGWRNNGNRRFSGYLALNAQLTSNDFIDIRTGFNRDYYGTEIGLPDIMTQDIYNTSDNQLYLHKNDMLPGLDKTARYNNESDFMRNYSWNISGQYTHQFSESMKLVDRLSFTSDDINYFGTEELDYLESDEPIYNHYYWKSPTEKKYICLDTVYLSFPLRFSHIAKTVSNSLELNGHFYTGEVKHNYMGGYSFVALNRTSYSGYNLGEDVQGPGLYSHVSVYDPHSMGYMVSRFSEATVTHHYANSIYLQDMIELNNQWKILAALRGDFYRYLSAEATTPTGKREYENHGSFNRVRNKALTYRFGAVYLPHPNTSLYASFASFFKPIRTFYRDNVIYVDANGERFNPTRNEEVFKPENGYQAEVGIKYDLNRFLQANASLFYIRKMNSTATLTNSYQTEVDGQTKKLTVIGQVGVQDSKGFDFDVTVTPLPTLAFTLGYGFNDSKIRKMKEVKDPELAQAIYGSDAQAAKDKLNSQEGNWQANVPNQTFYAYGSYTIPKGWLKNLEFHISSSYTGKVYRNTANSTWFDPYWITDMGASYTVNNHVHLTVNVNNLFNKSYYNQALGNQLVPSMPRNFQVALSYTL from the coding sequence ATGAAAAAAACATGGATTATCTTACCTCTCGTAAGCTTGACATGTGGCATTCATGCCCAGGAGAAAAAAACGGTTTCACCTGCAGCCGACACAACTTATAATTTGCAGGAAGTAGTCATTCAGACAGCCAGAAAAGCACGACCTCAGATTACCAAGCTCGATGTTCCCATGAAATATCTGCCGCTTTCTGTCAATGGAATCGAGTCGAAGAGTTTGGAAATCCGAGGAATCAGAAACATCCAGGACGCTGTCCGCTTCATGCCGGGAATCCGGATACAGACTTCCTACGGAGCTTTCCAACAAATCTCTGTACGTGGTTTCGATCATGCCGTACTGATGATCGACGGAGTACGAGACGAACGCTCTGCCATCAACAATTCATATCCTGTTCCGGATCTTTCGGCCGTCGAATCCATTGAATTACTGAAAGGACCGGCCTCTGTCTTATATGGCCATTCGGCTGTTGGCGGTATCTTGAATATCGTCCGTAAAGCACCGACTGAACGGCAGACACTCAATGCTCGGGTTGCCTACGGCAGCTTCGAGAACAAGGAAGCGACTTTAGGTGTAGGTGGCAAGTTATTAGGGCCTGTCAATTACTATGCCAATGTCAATTATGCCGACCAGACAGGATGGCGCAACAATGGGAACAGGCGCTTCTCCGGTTATCTTGCCCTGAATGCCCAATTAACGTCTAACGATTTTATCGATATCCGTACGGGTTTCAATCGGGATTACTATGGAACGGAAATTGGTTTGCCCGACATCATGACGCAAGACATTTACAACACATCCGACAACCAGCTCTATCTGCATAAAAACGATATGTTGCCCGGACTGGACAAGACAGCCCGTTACAACAACGAATCGGATTTCATGAGAAACTACAGCTGGAATATCTCCGGACAATATACACATCAATTTTCCGAAAGCATGAAGCTGGTAGACCGTCTGTCTTTTACCAGTGACGACATCAATTATTTCGGTACAGAAGAACTCGATTATCTGGAAAGTGACGAGCCGATCTATAACCATTATTACTGGAAAAGTCCGACCGAAAAGAAATATATCTGCCTCGACACCGTATATCTCTCCTTCCCGCTGCGCTTTTCCCACATAGCCAAGACCGTCAGTAACTCCTTGGAATTAAACGGACATTTCTATACAGGCGAAGTCAAACACAATTACATGGGCGGGTATTCGTTCGTTGCCCTCAACCGGACAAGTTATTCGGGCTATAATTTAGGAGAAGATGTGCAAGGTCCCGGACTGTATTCGCATGTTTCGGTGTACGACCCGCACAGCATGGGATATATGGTCAGCCGCTTTTCGGAAGCTACGGTTACACATCATTATGCCAACAGCATCTATCTGCAGGACATGATCGAACTGAATAATCAATGGAAGATTCTGGCTGCCCTCCGGGGAGATTTCTACCGATATCTGTCGGCCGAGGCTACAACGCCGACCGGCAAACGTGAATACGAAAACCACGGGTCTTTCAACCGGGTACGCAACAAGGCGCTCACCTACCGTTTCGGAGCCGTCTATCTGCCTCATCCGAATACCTCTTTATATGCGTCTTTTGCGTCTTTCTTCAAACCGATCCGTACCTTCTACAGGGACAATGTGATCTATGTCGACGCGAATGGAGAACGCTTTAACCCCACTCGCAACGAAGAAGTATTCAAACCGGAAAACGGATATCAGGCGGAAGTCGGGATCAAATATGACCTCAACCGTTTCCTCCAGGCCAATGCCAGCCTCTTCTACATCCGGAAGATGAACAGTACCGCTACGCTGACAAACAGCTATCAGACAGAGGTAGACGGACAGACGAAGAAGCTGACTGTCATCGGACAGGTCGGCGTACAAGACTCTAAAGGATTTGACTTCGATGTGACCGTGACTCCTTTGCCAACCTTGGCATTCACCCTGGGTTATGGATTCAATGATTCGAAGATACGGAAGATGAAGGAAGTGAAAGACCCGGAACTGGCCCAAGCCATTTACGGTTCTGACGCACAGGCGGCGAAAGACAAACTGAACAGCCAGGAAGGGAACTGGCAGGCGAACGTGCCGAACCAGACATTTTATGCCTATGGCAGTTATACTATTCCCAAAGGCTGGCTGAAGAACCTGGAGTTCCACATCAGCAGCAGCTATACAGGGAAAGTCTATCGGAATACAGCGAACAGTACCTGGTTCGATCCGTATTGGATAACCGATATGGGAGCGTCATATACCGTCAACAACCATGTTCATCTGACTGTCAATGTCAATAACCTGTTCAACAAGAGCTATTACAACCAGGCGTTAGGAAACCAGCTTGTTCCCAGCATGCCCCGTAACTTCCAGGTAGCTCTTTCGTATACGCTCTAA
- a CDS encoding PepSY domain-containing protein has product MHKLHSFILTTHRILGTLLSILFCMWFLSGLVMIYHTFPRVKQADRWSRMDYLKADSLPAWDEVQKRLPANEEIRHISLCQSLGQQVFQIRTDNGSHELTTDFSERTHIDASSIRQVAASWNSSPVERIDTLYTLEQWIPFGALRQHFPIYKYYFADKDRHQLYISSKTAEILQYTSREERCWAWLGAIPHWIYFTTLRQDIDRWITVVVTLSGIGCIFCLTGLYLGIRDFRRARHQHRLSPYKKFWYKWHHLAGAVFGLFVLTFCFSGMMSLANVEDFGIRSRLDFNPSQQLKQMYPGNYPLDYRKIIQCHPHQLRQLEWTHFGLIPLYHAQTDSGPMTWDARCTDSLKPLNLTPEDIRDVLQSIHGKEANLKIEWLNEQDTYYVSRKRKLALPVWKVQIDDADASCYYIHPYSGEFRYVNRPARWQHWAYPALHSLQIPELTTHPRLWYLIMWILMLGGTFVSLSGFWLAIQYLRRKIKSRRWK; this is encoded by the coding sequence ATGCATAAACTACATTCATTTATCTTGACAACACACCGGATACTGGGCACCTTGCTCAGTATCCTTTTCTGCATGTGGTTTCTCTCCGGACTGGTCATGATTTATCATACCTTTCCCCGGGTAAAACAGGCTGACCGATGGAGCCGAATGGATTATCTGAAAGCTGATTCTCTTCCGGCCTGGGACGAAGTACAGAAACGGCTTCCGGCCAACGAAGAGATCCGGCATATTTCGCTTTGTCAGAGTTTAGGGCAACAGGTTTTCCAAATCCGGACAGACAACGGATCACATGAACTGACCACCGACTTTTCAGAAAGAACCCATATCGATGCTTCTTCCATCAGGCAGGTGGCAGCGAGCTGGAATTCATCTCCGGTCGAACGGATTGATACACTTTACACCTTGGAGCAATGGATTCCTTTTGGAGCACTCAGGCAGCATTTCCCGATCTATAAATATTACTTTGCCGATAAAGACAGGCACCAATTATATATTTCGTCGAAGACGGCCGAAATCTTACAATATACCAGTCGGGAAGAACGCTGCTGGGCGTGGTTGGGAGCGATTCCTCACTGGATTTACTTCACTACTCTCCGGCAGGATATCGACCGGTGGATAACCGTGGTCGTCACACTTTCCGGCATCGGCTGTATTTTCTGTCTGACAGGCTTGTATCTCGGAATCCGGGATTTCCGGAGAGCACGCCATCAGCACAGGCTTTCGCCCTACAAGAAGTTCTGGTACAAATGGCATCACCTGGCAGGTGCTGTTTTCGGTCTGTTTGTGCTGACGTTCTGTTTCAGCGGGATGATGTCATTGGCCAACGTAGAAGACTTCGGCATCCGCTCCCGGCTTGACTTTAATCCGTCTCAGCAACTGAAGCAAATGTATCCGGGAAACTATCCGCTCGATTACCGGAAAATCATCCAATGCCATCCGCATCAGCTCCGGCAATTGGAATGGACTCACTTCGGCCTGATTCCGCTCTACCACGCTCAGACTGACAGCGGACCTATGACCTGGGATGCGCGTTGTACCGATTCCCTGAAGCCTTTAAACCTCACACCCGAAGATATCCGAGACGTATTACAGTCCATCCACGGGAAAGAGGCCAACCTGAAAATCGAATGGTTGAATGAACAGGATACATATTATGTTTCCCGTAAGCGGAAACTGGCCCTGCCCGTCTGGAAAGTACAGATAGATGATGCGGATGCCAGCTGTTATTACATTCATCCATACAGCGGAGAATTCCGGTATGTGAATCGTCCTGCCCGATGGCAGCACTGGGCATATCCGGCATTGCACAGCCTGCAGATACCCGAACTGACCACTCATCCGCGACTGTGGTATCTGATCATGTGGATACTGATGTTAGGGGGAACATTTGTTTCTCTGTCCGGATTCTGGCTTGCCATCCAGTATCTCCGAAGAAAAATTAAGTCCAGACGATGGAAATAA
- a CDS encoding cytochrome-c peroxidase — protein MKKVFLPVSLALLAGLTVSCSTTEYKKYAGDEAKQVASILRENGCMDCHSANAPLPFYGNFPVIGSVVKADMVEGTRYVDFTDMLDALDNGKPVSEVDLAKLENTAMSGSMPPAKFSYMPNHWGTSLDKDEKAVILAWAAKERKAHYQSPTVAEEFANEPLQPLMESIPVDSAKVALGCALYNDTRLSADNTISCASCHGLETGGVDRKQYSEGINGQLGGVNAPTVYNAALNFAQFWDGRAADLKEQAAGPPLNPVEMGHKSFDDICAVLAEDKEFTKAFTAVYPDGFSQSNITEAIAEFEKTLLTPSRFDKYLRGDKSALSAEEIEGYDLFKSHKCATCHVGMNIGGQSYDYMGIKNSYFDYRGTGLTDGDNGRYSVTKKETDLHKFKTPTLRNVMITYPYMHDGSVKTVEDAVRIMHEFQIGTAISDADMTKIVAFLHSLTGEYNGKTLQ, from the coding sequence ATGAAGAAAGTATTTCTCCCTGTAAGCCTGGCATTACTGGCAGGACTCACTGTCAGTTGTTCTACGACAGAATATAAAAAATATGCCGGCGATGAAGCCAAACAAGTGGCTTCCATCTTGCGAGAGAATGGCTGTATGGACTGCCATTCGGCAAATGCTCCTCTTCCATTCTACGGTAATTTCCCCGTTATCGGTTCAGTCGTGAAAGCCGATATGGTAGAAGGAACGCGGTATGTAGACTTTACAGATATGCTGGATGCTTTGGATAACGGCAAGCCAGTATCGGAAGTCGATTTAGCAAAACTGGAGAACACGGCAATGAGTGGTTCCATGCCTCCTGCCAAGTTCTCGTACATGCCTAATCACTGGGGAACAAGTCTTGACAAAGACGAAAAGGCCGTGATTCTGGCATGGGCAGCAAAGGAGCGTAAAGCTCATTATCAATCTCCTACGGTAGCAGAAGAGTTCGCGAACGAACCTTTGCAACCGTTGATGGAATCCATTCCGGTCGACTCTGCCAAGGTCGCTTTGGGATGTGCCTTATACAATGACACGCGTCTTTCTGCTGACAACACCATTTCCTGCGCGTCTTGTCACGGACTGGAAACAGGTGGTGTAGACCGGAAGCAATACTCAGAAGGTATTAACGGACAATTAGGTGGTGTCAATGCTCCTACGGTTTATAATGCAGCCCTCAACTTCGCCCAGTTCTGGGATGGCCGTGCTGCCGACCTGAAAGAACAGGCTGCTGGTCCTCCATTGAATCCGGTAGAGATGGGACACAAGTCGTTTGACGACATCTGCGCTGTTCTGGCCGAAGATAAAGAATTTACCAAAGCATTCACAGCGGTATATCCGGACGGTTTCAGCCAGTCAAACATCACAGAAGCCATTGCTGAATTCGAAAAGACATTACTGACTCCTTCTCGTTTCGATAAGTATCTGCGAGGAGATAAATCAGCCTTGTCTGCCGAAGAAATCGAAGGTTATGACTTGTTTAAGAGCCACAAATGTGCAACCTGCCACGTAGGTATGAACATCGGCGGACAGTCTTACGATTACATGGGTATCAAGAACAGTTACTTCGATTACCGTGGTACCGGTCTGACTGATGGTGATAACGGACGTTATTCTGTCACTAAGAAGGAAACTGACCTGCACAAGTTCAAGACACCGACCTTGCGTAACGTCATGATTACTTACCCGTACATGCACGACGGTTCAGTCAAGACAGTAGAAGATGCTGTACGTATCATGCACGAATTCCAGATTGGTACAGCCATATCGGATGCCGACATGACCAAGATCGTAGCCTTCCTGCATTCTCTGACTGGCGAATATAACGGAAAGACATTGCAATAA